The stretch of DNA TGTAATCGTGATCTGCTGATTAACTTGATGCCATTCTTCAGCCTCTAACATGTTCCCTGTGGATGGGGGGACCATCCTCAGTGTGTTTAATCTACTTGAATTATTATTTGTGGAAACAAACCTGTGTGTTTTTTAAGTATTCTCTACTTATGCATTGACTCTCTTTACTCTTTAGATGCCAGTCAACGTTGACATAATGTATCCACAGATCTTTGAAGGCTTTCTACCCGTTTGTAATTTGTATATTCACATGTAAGTAGAAGAGGCTGCATCTGTTCAGTTGCTATTCCTTGTAAAGGTCCGATTTACTAGAAGTAGTGGGGCTTTATGCCTGTTTGCTGATGATGGTTCCACTGCTTGTTGCCTCTGagcaaaatgaaatttgcaGGTGAACAGGGGACAGCAATGTTTGAGAGTAAAATTCTCAGCAGGCAGCTATCTTGTCAAAATGAATGTGTGAACTAAATAATCCAGCCTCACCAAGAGGGAGCACAGATCTTTGAAGGGCTAGAGGGTCATCACTACACCTAGAAGTGGGATCTTAAGTACCTGTTGTGTAAATTTGCTGTCTGAATTCTGTGTAGGTATCTTTGTTGGAATGAGGTGAGTGTTAAACTTTAAGCTTCCTTTCAGTTGAAGGGGAGAATGGACTAACAGTTAAGTGTAGGAGTTCCCTAATTAAGctgaaaagttgtttttcaggCAAGTATTTTGTCTATAGAAATCTTTGAGATGCTGCAAGAATACAAATTTTTAATGCTGATCTGTGTGTGGAGTCCTACTGTGCTATTCTCCTGAGACTTACTGTTATGTGCTTGCTGTACACATGCTCTGGGATGAGAGGACAAGATCTGTTTTGTAGTCAATGGATATAACATAAAAACTGAGTAATGGTCACTGCAGATAACgttgtattttgctttccttgcagGGAGCGCTTACTTCCAGTGTGCCGGGTTAATGATTTTCAAATTGCTGATGTTTTAAACCCAAGTAAGCAAGTGCATTGTAATCCTTGTGTTTCCTGGGGTGGTGGGTGTCGCTTGATATCCAGGTGCTTTTTCTCATTTGGCATAGCCAGAAGGGCATCTAGTACGGAGAACTGTCCCTGACTTCCAGCTACGCCTCTGACCCTTGCTGTGGCCCTTAGACAAGCTGGTTCTAATGAGCAGTTCTCTTTATTCCTCATGTAGGCTAATCCAGTTAAATAACTGAGGAGAGTTTTGAATGCTACAAGTCTTGAACTGCTGGTCTGGAGGGTGGACTGTGACATACTTGAGATAGTGTGAGGAAAGATGGTAATGAAAATTATCCTGGCCACTCTGCAATGCTATAGGATTTCTTATGCTGATACCTATGGAGGAAGCAATTAAATTTTTGCCTCACACTTTTCAATACCCAGCTGTGGTGATTCTGGTACCACGCAAATAACTGAGAAAAGGCTGTTCTGAAGAGCTCCTTCACTTCTGGCTCTGTCTTGTCTAAGACATAGGCCTTTGTAAACATCTTTCACAAAGTTTGCTTGGAATAGAGCCAAATAGTCCCTGCAGTTCAAACTGCTGTATTCAGTTAGCCTAACAGATACTGTGAGGTTCCGTCTTCAGAGTTGTAGTTGAAGATTGACGCTCTTTCTCCCTGACTTCTGTTTTATTGGGAGGCTGTACGTTAATTGTCTTTCTCCTAGgtgctgttttcatttgttaaatTGCATAGAAGTGCTAAGACATTGTAAATTCATAGCTTGGTGCTAGTTTTTGTGTAGTCTGTGAAATCTTTGCaaggggagcaggggaagaacaAATTTAGATGCTGTTGTTTTgtaatttctgtctcttctctgAATTATGGTTTGCCCACCTTTCTCTAAGCAATGGCAATGCATGTGGAAACCAGAATAGTGATGGCTTGCAATTCCTATTTCAGAGACAAAGAGGACAGCTCGCTTCTTGAGTGGCATTCTCAACTTTGTAAACTTCAGAGAACTCCGACGGGAAGTCTACTTGGAGTTACAGCTGAACTACGTAAGATTGGGTGCCATGTTACCTACTTAAGTATAATTCATGTTAACCTAGAACTGGGAGCATAAAGGTTGTGGGGTTTTAACTGCATGTTTAAACAACACAGTGGAATCTTAAATGTAGCCAAGTAATACAGGAAGGTACAAGTTAATATTATGTAAAACTTGTACAACTATGTTACATGTTATAAGCACACACAGCTACTATAAATGGTTTAAGAAAAACCTTTGCAAAGCCCTTAAGGAAACATCACAATTTAGAAGAGTGGATGAGCTTGTCAATATCGTAAAGGTTTCTGTATAACCATGACCAAGTTATTACTTAGGCTATTatataagggtttttttccagtaaccTATTTGATAGTTTAGCCTGGTAAGCAAAGGTTTGACACCTCACATTGTTTTGAGAAAAGATGGATGTAACAGTCAGTGGGCTGAAGCTAGAATTGCAGGTGGCTTTCCTTCTGGATATCTCAGTAGTTCAGAGATGGTGCATTTCATGTGGAATAATAATGAGCAGGGCTCTAATAGAAGCCCAGAGAGAAACCGTAttcctctaaaataaaaaatatctttgaatatttaatttgcaGAAATCAGCTATGGAGAAACACCAACAACTGGAGACAGCAAATCAGGAGGCAGCACTGAAGCTGGAGAAACTGAAGTGAGTATGAGGAGTAAGCACTGTGAGATGCACTACTTGACTCTTCTGTTTAGTGCACAtgatctggacaggctggatcgatgggccgaggccaactgcatgaggttcaacaaggctcaatgccgggtcctgcacttgggtcacaacaaccccatgcaatgctacaggcttggggaagagtggctggaaagctgcttggcggaaaaggacctgggggtgttgatcgatggccgaTTAATATGAGcaagcagtgtgcccaggtggccaagaaggccaccatcatcctggcttgtatcagcactagtgtggccagcaggactagggcagtgatggtccccctgtacttggcactggtgaggctgcaccttgaatactgtgtttggttttgggcccctcactacaagaaagacactgaggtgctggagcgagtccaaggaagggcaacaaagctggtgaagggtctagagcacaagtgtgatgaagagtggctgagggaactggggatgtttagcctggagaaaaggaggctgaggagagaccttattgctctctacaactacctgagaggagggtgtagcggggtgggtgttagtttcttctcccatgtcacaagtgataggatgagaggaaaactgcctcaagttgcaccaggggaggtttagattggatatcaggaaaaatttcttcactgaaagggttgtcaagcgttggaacaggctgtccagggaagtggtggagtcaccatccctggagggatttaaaagaggtgtagaagtggtgctgagggacatggtttagtggtggacttggcagtttTAGGTTAATGATTGAACTTGATCTTAAGAGTCTTTTGCAACCTAAATCATTCTATAGTTCTGTATGGGGTGCTTAAACAGGAACTGAGTAGTTGAGCTGTGTGATTGGACAGAATTGTTTGATAACTACTGTAGGAACTTTTCATTTGAGCTGACTTGACTTCTCCTTTGGCCCTTGTCTGACTTTGTTTGTTAGCCTCCCTGGGAAATACGCCAGAAAATATAGTGATGTTGCTGTTGGGTTGTGCTCAGAGTTAGAGAAGTAGCTTTACTGGCGTTAGGCTAGAAGAGTtgctggcagaaaaaaagatgtgacTTCTGCTTTGAGAAGATACTGTATTTTGTGTGTTGGGGTCTGTGATGAAACTGTTTGCTGTTACAGTTAGTTTTTAGTGATATGTCTTTATCGCTTCAATAGCTGTAGGAAGCCCATCTTTAACTTAATAAATGGGTAAATTTGTCTTCCTTAGTTATTTGACATGTTTgccctgttttctgtttcaggcCACTTAGTTCTACTGCCTGTGTCTTTGCACCAttaagttttgtttttgcttGTGGATGATAGGATGAAGAGATGGCTGGTTTCCAAGAcagctttcaaaacaaagagTTTTTTCTCTGATAGCTGCTCTTAGTATGTGCTGGAGAGTAGGTTCTCTGGCTAGCTATAGGTCTACCCTAATACAAGCTGTTTCAATGGAAGGTAATATTGTGCAAAtttcataaatgaaaattacCACAAAAATTGGTAGAAGTGTTGTTGTTTTGCGCTTTGTTTAACATGATCTTTAAACTTAGTCCTCTGTTATGCTTGTACCACTTCTTGCCAAAATAGCTCTTTAGATTATGATTCAACTACAAAAtcttaaaagcaaaggaaaataagataCATTAATTTTAGACTGTCTTGCCCTGATTACTAAAGTCACTGGTTGTAAACTCTTTGGAGAGAGTGATTGTTTTATCTATTGTACTCTGACCTGACTGTAATGGTGCTGAaactgttcaatatctttattttttgcttagCACCGTTCCAGTTGAACATCAAGCAGAGGTCAAGCAACTGACAGATAACATTCGAGAACTGGAGCAACTACTAAGGCAAGACTATCGTCGAAAACAAGTATGATCTTGTTATATATTTCTCTGAAATGCTGCTATGGCTTCTGATAGGGGGTGTTCcttatttctgttaattttgttCCCCTCCCCATACTTCTGCAATGGATAAAGGAGgcttttctgatttaaaacGAAGGTCATTGCAACACAATGTCTTGTCTAACCCCTAGCATCAACTCTCCATTTCAATGTAAGGAATGTGAAACATACTTGAAATCAAACTTAGGGAATACAAAAGAGTATTTGGCTCTTTTTGAAATGCATTACTGCAATGACTTAGGAGACACCTGTGTTACCCTACAGAAGTGTGATGTGTATGTTTCCCTGttgaattttttgctttttttttccacctgaatTTAAAGAACTGGAACTGGAGGTGAGCTGTGGCAGGAAATGAAGCCTAAGAAGGGTCACCCAAGGGAATGCCTGGCAAAAAGAGTAGGGCTGATTGCAGGGGTAACTTTCCAGTGATGGCAGATTGCCTCTAAGGTCTCATGGGTAACTGTTTCagctattttgaaaaaaaaacccaaaaaaaccccccaaaaacccaaaaaacaaaaaccctgcAGAATTTAAGTCATGTCTCTACCATTAATATTATTAAGCATGTGCATGACTTCTATATTATTTGGGACCTTGTATTAACTTAGTTTTTTCTCAAGAGCAGTGCCTCTGGCAAAGAAGGTAGTTATGTGTATAATGCTGCCAGGGCCATcgcctggttttgtggggataaaatttatagaatcacttttctgttacattttgtttcggtttgtggccagctgtgggatggtgatcagggccattagcagttaaatccagggcagctgccccaggctggcccacagctgtattctataacattaatggcaggttcactataaatgggaaagctggatggggtggggctctttgctctgctctcctcttccctcccctccctctttctccttctctcaaCGATTGCTAcccctggagtgacttgccaccactctgtgggccaagtataattttgtgtgttttgtattagcattgatattggtttccttattttattaaatctgtttaaattttaacccacgcacctccctccttttcctaattccctttcttggtcagggaagggacactgggtaatagaacaactgcttattgtttagccctgggtgtgggctaaacgaagacagtcTCTTATCCCTGTTCCTAGTTGCCTATTGCTGGCTGGCGCTCCCTAGTGCTCCCACTGGCTTTTGTGACAGTGTGCTCCTTCCCTGTCTTTTAAATCTTACAGACTGCAATTTTGTCTGCTAGTTATGGCCCTTCAAAGAAACCATAAATGGGGCTTCCGTTGTAGACAGATCTATGATAGAAGTGTAAAGGAGGCAGTGGTTGTAGAGGTGcttatttaaagttttttactttttttttagacagCTTTTCAAGAAGTGATTTCACAGAAGAAGTCAGATATTGCAGAAAGTACCCGCAAACTGGTAAGTTCACCTCTGTGTAGGTAGGTGTAGGCTTAGCTTGCATCTCCAATCAGCTAATAGATCATCTCTCTCTAGGATCAAATTATTCTTGGAGCTAGATAATATTCaggtggtgaatattttttaaaaaaactgatttggcttcatttttctcccccaTGGAAGTTTTACTGCAGTAGCTTGTTTTGTTGTTAACTTTAGATACATATCTCTGCAATGTAAAGCTCTGGCTGTGTTCAGGAAGCTGACCTGTTAAAGGGCAAGATGTCTGTACTTCTGAGAAGCTCTGGACTTGCTTTAGGTGTGTAGAACGGTTAATGAGGCAGCCACTGACCTGGTGGGGACAAAACAGGAGGTTTTTGGGAGGTTGCACAGGGAACTTGTTGCTCTTCTATCAGGCTGATACAGCTGGCTCTGAAACCCTGCAGTGACTGCCTAGGCTGCCCCAGGTGAGGGGTTCTGAAGGTGAGAGCTGCTAGTAATATGTATTAGCTGGCAGGCTTTTTGTGGAGTTCTAGTTAAATGCTGTTTTTGTGACTTAATATTGCACCCTGGTATGCATGTTCAGGGAGCAAAATGGATGGTTAACTGCTTTGATGAGGAATGTTAATGCTGTTcagaggaatttatttttaaaacaaacttcttAATGAGGAATGACttacaacagagaaaagaactTGTCTAGTCATAAGATCCTGGCAAACCATGCCTCACAATTCTTCTTTGTTCACCTAATTGCTATTATTGAAAGTGTGTTTGTCTTGTTAACTAGAACGAGCTTAAAGTCACAATGGCTACTTTGAAAGAAGAACAAGAACAGCTGAAATCAAAAATTGTGGAGAGTCCAGAGgaactgaaaaattacaaagaacTGATGAAAGAGACTGTTAAGAAACTTAAGAAATCCAAGGTGAGGTTTTCCTCTGTCCACACAAGGAGGTATTGCACTAGAAAAAGCACGTTTTACTGAACTATCATCATCTAGAACTGCTGCTTGAACGACTTACCCTTCTAGTCAAAAATCAACAGAACAGTAGTTAGTCTGAAATGAAATCATAActtcagagaaaactgaaggTGGTTGTTGGGGTGgttatttaattttgtgttggtggctttttttgtggtgtgagtttcatttgtttgtttttgctttttgcttgtgTCTTTTTGAAAAGCAGGATTGCAGTCACTGCTGCTTTGTCCTTGATGAGTAACTGTTTATTTGTGAAACTGGGTGTAGAACTCTTGAATCTATACTATACCTGTCTGGCTGTTTGCTCTCAAGATATAACAATATTTTGGCAGCTCACAAATGTCCTTGGATTTAGAACACATGCTTCATAGTGTCTGTATTAACATTCACTGTTTCTGGAATTGATGGCTGTCTGCACTGGTATGCTGAACCCTTcctagcttttctttttttaatgtccagTCTTTAAATGTTTGTAGTTCATGATTGCTCATATATCAGAGAAGCCTGTGTAACTTTGTCTCCTTAGGTATTTTTGTTCCAAAGGTGAAAATTTTATTGCTGTAATTCCAGACATCTGGTTTTATGATGCTTTATGTAACTTCCATTTTAccagtatagaatttcttcactgtacAGCTTTTTTACTGTCCTGAAAGCTCTTTTAATGAGCTAGTTAGTTCAGTGTAAAACACTTGCCTGTCACTTTTCCCATGCTTCCCAAAGAAATGCCTTATTCTTTACAAACTGAAGATATCATTTCAGTAACTACTAAATATTAATTCCAGTGTATGTTAAACAAGGAATGGGTACAAAAGTCAATGTGCACTAATACTACACAAAACTGCTGAActcaaaagctgttttattaatagtcttttctttttaaagcaagaaattGTTGAGAAATATGAAGCTTACAGAGACCTAGTTGAGGTTCTGCCATCGTGCCAACTGGAGGTGCAGTTGTATCAAAAGAAGATGGAAAGACAGGGAGCAAATGTGGAGAGACTGGCCAGTGCATTATCAGAGGTTTGTATAATCCAAATTATATCTGGTTAGGGAGGACGTAATGTCTAAGCAAGATAGGTGGTCGTCAGTAAATGTCTGTGTTTTGAAAGTTCCCGCCTCTCCTCTGTcccaaaaaggaagaatttggataactttaaaatctcattcttaaaaacatatgtaaaatacagctgctgctttgctgtgtgCCACTAGCTAATGTACTATTGACCACGTTTAATAGCCAAAGCCTTTGTTCCCATAGAAACCTGACCTAAAATAGTTTGAACTGTCTTGGGGTTGTTGGTAGGAAacaatggaagaagaaaagtgagATCCAGTTTCCTCTGCCTAGAGAGCAgaaactaagagaaaaaaattactacttCAAGAAGAGTCATGTCTTCAGTGCCTTTAACTCTATTAATATTACTCAGCCAACCTTTCCCTGATTAAATGTTTGTCACAATACAGTACCTTGCTATTTGCTACTCAGTTTTGGGAGAATGCAATTGTTAGGAGTGCTTGAAAAATGCTGTGCAGTCTTTTGGGGTATTTGTATAGCGTATGTTCAGATTACCCTTGCCTAAGAGCTATAGCAGAAGTCATAGAATGATTTTTCGGGAAGTGATGGGATCTTGTCCCATTTGCATCTATTTAAAATCAGATAAAGACTAGGAAGCTGGGATTTAACTGGGAGAATTAGTTAGCAATCAGATCTTCAAAAAGCGGGAAGCTAATTCTAATAATAAACTGACAGAGTATGttgtttcaattatttttccccaaatttaaCTTATTTCAATACTTCTTACGTGCTCTAGGTCAGAAATCTGGAAGACCAACTCGAGAGTGCTCAGATAGAGCTGAAAAAGGGGAAGACAGATGAAATGTCCTTAAAGAGACTGGTCACTGCAAAACATGAGAAGCTGTCTACAGCTGAAATAAGGATAAAAAAGAAGCGTGAAGATGTTGAGCAATATAAGCACACTGTATTTGAGTATGGATGAGTTGACATTTCTGCCTGATGCTACTTTATGTCTTTGTTATGTGCTACCAAAGTCTGTCTGGTACAAACATGTAGCTTAGCAGTAAGAAGAAAACGAGTGATGTGGGATAGCTTTGTATGAAGACTGGTaatgctgcaggcagggactTGGGG from Nyctibius grandis isolate bNycGra1 chromosome 21, bNycGra1.pri, whole genome shotgun sequence encodes:
- the NUF2 gene encoding kinetochore protein Nuf2, producing MEAMTFPRYSPDDIISHLRSHVLTGAEARNLVKGDVFGNPKLEVLHIIYMRILQKVYGIRLEHFYMMPVNVDIMYPQIFEGFLPVCNLYIHMERLLPVCRVNDFQIADVLNPKTKRTARFLSGILNFVNFRELRREVYLELQLNYKSAMEKHQQLETANQEAALKLEKLNTVPVEHQAEVKQLTDNIRELEQLLRQDYRRKQTAFQEVISQKKSDIAESTRKLNELKVTMATLKEEQEQLKSKIVESPEELKNYKELMKETVKKLKKSKQEIVEKYEAYRDLVEVLPSCQLEVQLYQKKMERQGANVERLASALSEVRNLEDQLESAQIELKKGKTDEMSLKRLVTAKHEKLSTAEIRIKKKREDVEQYKHTVFEYCNRVQEKRGAVYDKVTAIHKEIQQTRFKIQQLNENAEKEEMKAKEIYLSLKAGLEKRHDSLIKTAKSYAASREDKIAELKKGLLRVQTPGSSS